From a single Micromonospora carbonacea genomic region:
- a CDS encoding response regulator transcription factor — protein sequence MRVLVVEDERNLADAIARGLRKRGMAVDVAYDGDSGHEMAFVTRYDVVVLDRDLPGVHGDQICAELAASGTLTRVLMLTASGTVADRVEGLQLGADDYLPKPFAFDELVARVQALGRRATPAAPPVLAVADLVLDPARRVVTRGGAPVDLTNKEFGVLAELLKARGAVVSSEELLERVWDANTDPFTTIVRVTVMTLRRKLGDPPLIETVVGAGYRTAEGLA from the coding sequence ATGCGGGTGTTGGTGGTCGAGGACGAGCGCAACCTCGCCGACGCGATCGCGCGGGGGTTGCGCAAGCGCGGCATGGCCGTCGACGTGGCCTACGACGGCGACAGCGGTCACGAGATGGCCTTCGTCACCCGGTACGACGTGGTGGTGCTGGACCGGGACCTGCCCGGCGTCCACGGCGACCAGATCTGCGCCGAGCTGGCCGCCTCCGGCACGCTGACCCGGGTGCTCATGCTCACCGCCAGCGGCACCGTCGCCGACCGGGTCGAGGGGTTGCAGCTCGGCGCGGACGACTACCTGCCCAAGCCGTTCGCCTTCGACGAGCTGGTCGCCCGGGTGCAGGCGCTGGGCCGGCGGGCCACCCCGGCCGCCCCGCCCGTGCTGGCCGTCGCCGACCTGGTGCTCGACCCGGCCCGCCGGGTGGTGACGCGCGGCGGGGCGCCGGTCGACCTGACCAACAAGGAGTTCGGGGTGTTGGCCGAGCTGCTCAAGGCGCGCGGCGCGGTGGTCTCCAGCGAGGAGCTGCTGGAGCGGGTCTGGGACGCCAACACCGACCCGTTCACCACCATCGTCCGGGTGACCGTGATGACGCTGCGCCGCAAGCTCGGCGACCCGCCGCTGATCGAGACGGTGGTCGGCGCCGGCTACCGCACCGCCGAGGGGCTGGCGTGA
- a CDS encoding PQQ-binding-like beta-propeller repeat protein: MTLIDLGEVRGDGEPASASRPPRAVGRPLRVTLALLLALSLLASSTSVARPASAVLGGRLGIEVVVLDGRVYLLDPGAPGADGAREVTAHGTPTGAGAGVRTLWRTVVPGLGRLGGVQEQGGVALLVDYRTDGVQTLAVDAGTGERRWQQAGYPVLAAGGGLLLLGDDIERGELRSVDPTSGRLRWSVPGRLGWAAFADRDEDGAAEQVALVTAAGGIELRDTASGAVRASLVAPPGGWRGDLQVEVAGDLLLAFEQDKGEVRRVTAYGLAALDRRWALEQPTFGYAGACGPVLCAYAYRGFDLSGLDPATGGIRWTNPRWQTVIAVRGDRLLAIADEQAGGTASHLGVLDAATGREVADLGSWDLAFSRTPGGPHYGTRADRDGRSLVVAELDLAGAAARVRDVLPGAAGDCAADGRDIVCRRHSGTYGWWRLPA, from the coding sequence GTGACGCTGATCGACCTCGGCGAGGTGCGCGGCGACGGGGAACCGGCGTCGGCGTCCCGGCCGCCCCGGGCGGTGGGCCGGCCGCTGCGGGTGACGTTGGCCCTCCTGCTCGCGCTGTCTCTGCTGGCCTCGTCGACGTCCGTGGCGCGCCCCGCGTCGGCGGTGCTCGGCGGCCGGCTCGGCATCGAGGTCGTCGTCCTCGACGGCCGGGTCTACCTGCTGGACCCGGGGGCGCCGGGCGCCGACGGGGCCCGGGAGGTGACGGCCCACGGGACGCCCACCGGCGCGGGGGCCGGCGTGCGGACGCTGTGGCGCACGGTCGTGCCGGGCCTCGGCCGGCTGGGCGGCGTGCAGGAGCAGGGCGGCGTCGCCCTGCTCGTCGACTACCGGACGGACGGGGTGCAGACCCTCGCCGTGGACGCGGGGACCGGCGAGCGGCGCTGGCAGCAGGCCGGCTACCCGGTGCTCGCGGCCGGCGGAGGGCTGCTGCTCCTCGGCGACGACATCGAGCGGGGCGAGCTGCGGTCGGTGGACCCGACGTCGGGCCGCCTCCGGTGGTCGGTGCCGGGTCGCCTGGGGTGGGCGGCCTTCGCCGACCGCGACGAGGACGGGGCGGCCGAGCAGGTGGCGCTGGTCACGGCCGCCGGCGGGATCGAGCTGCGCGACACGGCCTCCGGGGCGGTGCGGGCGAGCCTCGTCGCGCCGCCGGGCGGCTGGCGGGGGGACCTCCAGGTCGAGGTCGCCGGTGACCTGCTGCTGGCCTTCGAGCAGGACAAGGGCGAGGTCCGGCGGGTGACCGCGTACGGGCTCGCCGCGCTGGACCGGCGCTGGGCGCTGGAGCAGCCGACCTTCGGCTACGCGGGGGCCTGCGGGCCGGTGCTCTGCGCCTACGCGTACCGGGGCTTCGACCTGTCCGGGCTCGACCCGGCGACCGGCGGGATCCGGTGGACGAATCCCCGCTGGCAGACGGTCATCGCGGTGCGCGGCGACCGGCTCCTGGCGATCGCCGACGAGCAGGCGGGCGGCACGGCCAGCCACCTCGGCGTGCTGGATGCCGCCACCGGGCGGGAGGTCGCCGACCTGGGGAGCTGGGACCTGGCGTTCAGCCGCACCCCGGGCGGGCCGCACTACGGCACCCGGGCCGACCGCGACGGCCGGAGCCTGGTGGTCGCCGAGCTGGACCTGGCGGGGGCGGCGGCCCGGGTGCGCGACGTGCTGCCCGGCGCGGCGGGCGACTGCGCCGCCGACGGCCGGGACATCGTCTGCCGCCGGCACTCCGGCACGTACGGCTGGTGGCGGCTGCCCGCCTGA